The nucleotide window CACGCATGCCGCCACAGGCTTCTGAATTCGGCGGGTGCGATCGAGCGGCCTGTACGGAAGCGCACAGGCCGCCACTGTGTCGAATAGGGGAAACCTGTAGGGTTTTGACTGCGAAACTGCAGGCGGCCACCACTAGGGAAATAACTAGAGGCTGGACCAGGAAAGCGGTCTCGTCGTCAAATCTCCTCGCAAACCGCCGAGATGGCGCGTATCGCGCCGGCTCATAGAAAGCCGAATGACCTGCCCATGACGTGGTACTTTCCTTGCGATTCCCCTCTTCGAGTGTGACGGCCCGGACGGCGTGGTGAACGGAAATGAACACCCGGGCAGAGAAAGGGAGGCGACCATGGCATTGGCGATTGAATCCGTCGAGGTACGTATTGAGTGGTGTCGGCAGCAAAGGGCAAAGGCCGCCCAGCCCCTTGAGCGGGAAGGATGGCATGCGGAGGCGGACGGCCTCCGCGATGCGCTCCTCAGCCAGGATCACTCGAACCTCTATCGTGATTGCGGGGCGGCGGTGTTCGAGCGATATGCGCTGGGGCTGCAAGACGGGCGGGCCTTAATGCTCGTGGCGGTGGCGGAGCAACAGCACGCCATGTCCTATCGCTAGTCGATTTGTCGAGGGCGTCGTGCACAGAGTACATGGCCGGTCAGTGGAGTAGGCCATGATCCGAGGATCTCTAGCGTCTGTGTGACCACTCTCGCCTCCTGGGGAACTCTGCCATTCGATAGTTCAGGATCGTTGCAACCTCTCGATCAGGTAATCAGAGGAACGTCCCCAATCGATAAGGTCGGGCGAACTCACGGCCTGCCGGCCGGGTCCTGCTGCATGAGCCGGCACCGAGGCAACTCTTCAAGCGCCCGCCGTTCTTCGACCGGAATCAGGTCCGACTGCCCTTCCGCTTTCACACGGTCCCATTTGAGAAAAACGGCCCGGCCTCCGGCCAACTCGTACCAGTCGGCCTTGGGATCGGTTTGCGATCGCAGTGCGATCAGGTACCGGCCGGGCGGAACGGTGTGAAAACTGTAACCGCCGTCATCCAGTCGAATGATCCGGTCGAAGGCGTAGACCCAGTCCGGGGCTTGATCCCTGTCCGGTCTTGGAGGCCGGTAGAAGTAAACAAGCGCGGTTTCCGGACTCGGATGGATGAGATCTTCGAACGCGGGACCGGTCGCCCGATTGCCGTCGCAGCCGGCCGCAAAGGCGAGCCACAGGGCCAAGGTCGCCGACAGGCTTGCAGCTCGTGTCGTCCAGGCCCGTTGCGGGAGTCCCGGTTCCATCCTACGTCGCCGCCTCACGCGATGGATCCTTTTGCCGGAGGGCGAGCAGCAACCACAGGACACCGACCGTAATGAAGACGTCCGCGACGTTGAAGATGCCGGTGCGCAGAGGGCCGACGCCGAGGTTCATGAAATCAATCACCCGGCCGTGATGCAGCAGGCGATCGATCACATTGCCGATGCCTCCGCTCAAGATCAGGGTCCAAGCGATCAGGAAGCCATAGGGCTGATTCTGCGACCGTAGCAGGACGACGAACAACGTGAGAAGGCCGATGCCTGCCGCGATTTGGAAGACCAGGATGCGCATCTCCTCGGGCAGATTCCAACCTAGGCCGAGAAACGCGCCGGCGTTCTCCACATAGTGAAGTCGGACGACGTCGCGGCAACAGGACAGGGGAGGTTGAAACGCCAGATACGTGCGGGCCCACTCCTTGGTCACCTGATCGCACCCCACACAGGAAAATAGGATGAGCAGCATCAGTAGTGTTCGCGCCGTGTTGTTTCGTACCAACAGGATGGTCATCACCTGAGTGTGAACGCCGCCGGCCCGGAGGTCCCTTCGGTGGGCGGTGAGAGGAGGCCGCCACGTGCAGACAGTACTACATCAGGGTCGCGTTCGCCAGCATGCCTACGCCGGAAACGACGAACCCGCGGCCGTTTGCAAGCCGGTTCTCCCTCGCTCTACTATAGTCGGAGCGTCCGATCTTTGAGGCGTCCGCTCATCGGGTATGGGCCGGACAGCCTCAGCCGGCTTGATGAAAGACCACATTTCACAATGGTTGAATCGGGTACATGCCTGGATCGCTCTGCTCTCCGTCTGGATTCTCTTTGCCGTGTTCGTGACCGGCACCCTGACGGTCTTCGACGAGGAGATCACCTACTGGATGCAGCAGCCGCAGATCCACGAGATCACGACTGCCTCGGAGCCGGGCCTATCCCGACGAGCTTGGCTCCGGACGGCCGCATTTCGCCATGCGTCCGCACCGGACAGGTCAGCTGGTGATCCGTCGGCGCGGCCGGCCAAATGGCAGGACAAGCGGACGTTCTCGGGCCAGTCGATCGATCCGGCAACGGGACATCTCATGGTGTTTAGGGAGACGAGAGGGGGAGACCTCTTCTATCACTTTCACTATGGATTGCTCGCCGGCCTCGCCGGCGTATGGACGGTGGGGACGTCGGCCATGGCCATGCTGGCGGCAACGCTCACCGGGGTGCTGATCAGGCGTCGGCGGCTTCTCGCGGATCTGTTGCTGGCCGGTTTTCGAACGGTCTCGTTGCGCGCCTGGTCGGACCTTCACAATGCGGTCGGCCTGTTGATGCTGCCGTTCCTTCTGACCATCACCTTCACCGGGTTGGTCGTTCTATGGTCCATCTACCTGGCTGGAGGAACGTCGGCGTCGGGAGAGGCTGGGGTCTCGCTGCCCGGCCTGTTGCACTTCGGGAGATTCGGCGGGGTTGCGAGCCGCTGGGCCTATTTCATTATGGGGTTGGCCTCCAGCCTGGTGATTGCAACGGGCTTGGCGACCCGGATCGTCAAACGCCGGAGGGGTCGAGTCGATCGATCAGAGTCGATCGTCTCTCGCGTGACGGATGGGCTCGCCGTCGGGGCGGTGGCCGGGTTGCTGGTCGCCGTCGCCGCATTTCTCTGGACCAATCGCCTCCTGCCCGCCGTCGTGCCTCACCGAGCGGATTGGGAAGTGCGTGTCTTCTTCAGCGCGTGGGCGATCTGTGTCGCCTTTGGTGCGCTGCGACGCGACATCGCTCTGGCCTGGCGCGACCAATTGGCGGCGGCCGCCATCCTGTTGGCGCTGCTACCGGGACTCAATCTGCTGACCACCAGGAGCCATCTGCTGACGACGGTACCAGACGGCCGATGGGGGCTGGCGGCGATCGACATCACCGCATTCGTCGTGGGCGCGCTGTTGACTTGGCTTGCTGTCCGAGTGAGGAACGGTTTGATCGAGGAGCCCGGCGGGCGATTCTCCATCCTGTCCGCATCCGATGCCGGGTCGCGATCGTCGTGAAGCCAGGCCGCCGTCGTTGAACGCGGCTCCCGGCGGCGCAAACGGCGTCCTCGGCGTACAATAGACCGGAAGGCCGCGACTCCAATCTGCGGTAGACGGGAAAGGAAGAGGATCATGCGCGCACAGGGATTCGGATTCGGACTCGTCCTCGGTCTGCTCGCCGCCGGGGTGTCGCGCCACAATAGTTCGGTCTGAGGAAGAGGATGTTCGACGCGCGTTCAATAGTCCTTCTTTCTAGCGAAGGAGCGCACCGATGAAGCGATGGATGCTGGCAGTGCTGGTGTTCGGGTTGACCTGTCAGGAGGGCCGGGCTCAGATGCCCCAGGCGGAGATGGAGTTCACGCCCGGCCCACGGATGATCCGGATGATCGAGCGGATCGCCGGATCCTACGCGCATCTGGGGCACAGCCTCGGATTGTCGGGGCAGCAGAAACAGGGCATGGCGGATCTGGTTCAACGTATGAAGACGGAGATGTGGTTGAAGGAAGCGGTGTTGGTCGGCATGTTCCAGGAATTGGAAGAAAAGCGCCGGCGCGGACTGCTCCAGGACCATGAATACCGGACGGCCAACGCCCTCACCGGCGGCATCGAAACCGACGAGTTGAACTTGTTTATCGAAACCTTGACCGCGCTTCACGCCGTGCTGACGCCGGAGCAGGCGGCCAAGGTCCGGGAACTCGCGCATCCGACGATGGCATTTCGGGTGTCGCAGGGGTTCAATACGAAGATCGGCCTGATGTCATTGGACGGCATCGGCCAGGTCTACAACGGGTTCCGTCGTGAGCTGGGCCTGACCGATCCCCAGGCCCGGGACATCCGCTCGCTTCTGGAAGAAGCCAGGCGGGAGGTGCTGCGGGTCGGGACTGAGATCGATCTCAGTCGCGTGGAGGCCGATGAGCTTGTCATGCGGCCCGATGTCGATCCGGAAGCGATCCGCGCGAAGATGCAGAAGACCGGCGAGACAGAAGGGGTGCTGTTCAACCAACTCTTCGAGGTGACCGACAAGATTCAGGCGCATCTCACAGAAGAGCAGCGAACCAAGCTGTCGGAGCTCAAGCGTCACTCTACGCGGACGTCGTCCGACAAGCAGCGGGCCGGCCACCCCGGTAGTCCTCACGGAACTCCCATCCATCAGGCCGGCTTCGACTATTTTCTGGATCAAGGAAGCAGGATGGGGATCAACGAGGAGCAGACCGCGGCGCTGGTTCAGGTCAAGAACGAGACGAGAAAGACGCTGCTCATCGAGCAGGCCAAGTTCAAGGCGAGCGAGCTGAAACTGCTGAACCTGCTTCGCGGCGGCGGCGATACGACCCAGCCTTCCGAGGAGAAGCTGACGGCAGCCGTGCAGGGGATGGAGCAGAATCGCAGCAGGATGACCAGGGTCAAAGTGCAGGGCTATCTCGATGCCAGACGGGTGCTCACCGACGAGCAGCGAGCACGCGTGCATCCGCCGGACACGTTCGAGGATGGCCGTCCGTGATGCTGATCTATGCGGCGTCCTGTCAGCGACAGAGATCCTGTGACGTACCAGTGTCGCCTGTGGCGCAAGATACAAGACCGTACGCGGCTGCCTGCCGAAGCCACGGGGCGGGCAGGCAGCCGCGAGGGAAGGGTGTCGGTCTCCAGGCTCCCCTTGTCACGACAGGATCAGCACAGTGCCCGTTGCTTCGACCAAAGAGACCGGCCGCTCCGTGGAGCAGCCAGGGGCGCTGTCAGGCCGGCACAGCGTCCACGACACTCACGGCTGAATCGGTGGGCACGATTCGGGTCAGGCGAAAGCCGGCTTTGGCGAGGAGGCTGTGATATTCCGGTTCCGTTCGTTCTTGGCCGCCGGGGCCGACGAGCATCATCATGTCGAGCATCTTTCCGGGATGGGGCCCATTGCCGGCCGGCAACACCATCTCGATGATGAGCAATCGGTTGCCCGGTTTCATCGCGCTCCGGCAGCGGTCCAGGATCGTGAAGCACTGCTCTTCGGTCCAATCATGAATGATGTGGGAGAGAAGGTAGGCGTCTCCTCCCTCCGGTACACGCTCGAAGAAGCTGCCGGAGAGGATCGTCACGCGATCCGAGAGGCCTCGAGCCCGGAGCAATCCCGGGGCATCGCGCACGACATGCGGCAGATCGTAGAGAATGCCCCGCGATGTCGGATACCTGCTCAGAACCGCCGCCAGCAGATTGCCCGTCGCGCCTCCGACATCGACGATCGTCTGCATGCCGGAGAAGTCGTAGGCGGAAGCCACGGCGGCCGGCTCGGCGCCATGAAAACCGACCATCGTCTCGCTGAACAGAGAGGCGTCCTCCGGATGTGTCGCGAGCCAGTCGAACAGCGGCATGCCGAGCGCCTGCTCCAAGCCCGGCTTTCCGGTCTGAACCGATTCGAGCAGCCGGCCCCATCCCTGCGTCATCATGGGACCGGCCAGGGTCAAGGTCGCCGCCCTTGCCGAACCCGGCGCTCCGGTCTTCATCGCCTCGCCGAGGTTCGTCAAAGCGAACCGGCCGGTTCCCTCCTCGGTGACGAGGCCGAGATGCCCGAGGGTCCGGAGCAGGCGACCGAGGGAAGGGGCATGGGTCTTCGTGGCGGCAGCCAGCTCTTCCGCGCGCGCCGGCCCGGCCGCCAGATGGTCTGCCAGGCCCAGCTTTGCGGCAGCATAGAGAATGTGGGACACCCAGTGCGCCGTCGCCATGTGAACCAATTGAACGTGAGCCGGTTGCTTCAGATGGTCGGACGACTCTGTGAACATGGGATGGCCTCCATACAAGTGAACGTCAAATCCGCGGCTTTGGGATCGCCAGTCTAGCGCAACGGGTCGTCCGACTGCATGGATTTCTGCGGATCGGAAGAGTGCAGGAACCTACCGGAGGTACTCTGGTCGGCCCTAGAGACATCCCTAGTAGTCGAGCGGTTGTCATGCCGCATAATGACCGGTTAAGAAGTGAGAGGGAGAGGATGATGATAAGAAGACGGCCAGGCATGCCGCTCGAGGATCAGCCGTCCCAGCTTGACGAGGCGGAGGAGCCTGGACATCCCGATGCTCATCCGACGCTGCAGGGCAATCGAAAGCTCGCCGTCGCCTGGGTCTGCGCGACACTCGTGGGGGCTACCGCCCTCTGGTACTCGGCTGCGGCGCAGTATTCCCCAACCGTCACGCTCTTCGTGCTGACCGGGCTCCTCGTCGGCTACGCAGGCTATGGGTATTCCGTTGCAAAGAAGAATGCGACTCAGTTCGCGGATTCCCTCTATTACATGGGCTTTCTGTGGGCGCTGTTTGCCCTCATCGGGGCCTTCATACTGTGGCCGGCTCCCAAGTTGACTACGGAAGCCGTCCTTGCCGCGTTCGGCTACGCGCTGGTCACGACCTGTTGCGGCATGCTGCTTCGCCTTGCGACTCTCTATTTTCAGGACACGCCCTCCGACCGGCTTCTCGACGTTCAGGATACCATCGATCAACGCGTGTCGAAGCTGTTGCACGAGATCACGGAAGCGAAGATGGAAATCTCGTCGTTCAGAGCTCTCGCCGCCAATGATCTGCGCGGCGCACTGCACGATCTGGTACGGTCGTTATCGGAAGCGCGCGAAAAGCTTGCCGAACAGCAGCACACGATGAGCAAGACGATGATAGCGGGACTGGAATCTTCCGTGAAGGATATTCTGAGCCGGCTTTCGACCATGCAGATGCCGCAGGAAATTCTCACGGCGGAGGTGAGTAAACTCGTCGCCGCGCTGGGGAAGCGGGGAGAAAGTTTCGAGGCGGCGGCGCAGAAGCTGGAGGAAGGCTTGGCTCGAACCGCCGAGACGGTGACGTCGTTCGGGGAATCCTTGTACGGAGCGGAAGGCGTCGGACAGGTCGAAGCGGCGGTGCAGGAATTATCCGGAACGCTCAAAGAGCGAACGGAGCAATTTCTCGCGATGACGACCGCCTTCGAGCGGAGTCGTGCTGAATTGGACGGTCAACTCGACGGGCTACAGTCGTTGCGCTCGTCGTTCAGCTCAGTCTCCGCGAGACTGTCCGCGTTCGAAACGGAGTTGAAGGACATCTCGGCCATCTCGATGTCGGCCGACGTCAAAAACGGCCTGCTCAACGTCCAGAAGGCCATTCAGTCGAGTCTCGAGGCCAGCAGAACGATCGAGGCCACCATGCGCGACGTCATGTCGTTTCTGAGGGTGCGTGTGACCGAGGAACATTCCGGTGATAAGAACTGAGTCCCGCACGGATCCGGTCCTTGG belongs to Nitrospira sp. and includes:
- a CDS encoding methyltransferase translates to MFTESSDHLKQPAHVQLVHMATAHWVSHILYAAAKLGLADHLAAGPARAEELAAATKTHAPSLGRLLRTLGHLGLVTEEGTGRFALTNLGEAMKTGAPGSARAATLTLAGPMMTQGWGRLLESVQTGKPGLEQALGMPLFDWLATHPEDASLFSETMVGFHGAEPAAVASAYDFSGMQTIVDVGGATGNLLAAVLSRYPTSRGILYDLPHVVRDAPGLLRARGLSDRVTILSGSFFERVPEGGDAYLLSHIIHDWTEEQCFTILDRCRSAMKPGNRLLIIEMVLPAGNGPHPGKMLDMMMLVGPGGQERTEPEYHSLLAKAGFRLTRIVPTDSAVSVVDAVPA
- a CDS encoding PepSY-associated TM helix domain-containing protein, with protein sequence MGRTASAGLMKDHISQWLNRVHAWIALLSVWILFAVFVTGTLTVFDEEITYWMQQPQIHEITTASEPGLSRRAWLRTAAFRHASAPDRSAGDPSARPAKWQDKRTFSGQSIDPATGHLMVFRETRGGDLFYHFHYGLLAGLAGVWTVGTSAMAMLAATLTGVLIRRRRLLADLLLAGFRTVSLRAWSDLHNAVGLLMLPFLLTITFTGLVVLWSIYLAGGTSASGEAGVSLPGLLHFGRFGGVASRWAYFIMGLASSLVIATGLATRIVKRRRGRVDRSESIVSRVTDGLAVGAVAGLLVAVAAFLWTNRLLPAVVPHRADWEVRVFFSAWAICVAFGALRRDIALAWRDQLAAAAILLALLPGLNLLTTRSHLLTTVPDGRWGLAAIDITAFVVGALLTWLAVRVRNGLIEEPGGRFSILSASDAGSRSS
- the lspA gene encoding signal peptidase II, with amino-acid sequence MTILLVRNNTARTLLMLLILFSCVGCDQVTKEWARTYLAFQPPLSCCRDVVRLHYVENAGAFLGLGWNLPEEMRILVFQIAAGIGLLTLFVVLLRSQNQPYGFLIAWTLILSGGIGNVIDRLLHHGRVIDFMNLGVGPLRTGIFNVADVFITVGVLWLLLALRQKDPSREAAT